The Chitinophaga sp. Cy-1792 genome contains the following window.
CATTTACCAGCTGGGTTTCCAGCATCTCTACCGGTGTAATCTCATCCAGGCGCAGGGTCCAGCTGTTGCTGGTTCTCAGGTCTATCTGCTGCCGGTCTTTATCGTACCTGCCTTCGGGGAAATATTTATTTATTTCTGCGGGTAGTAGTTGCATTTCGCCACTATCAGCAGGGAAATGAAAAGGGCCTGCCGACATCACGCAGGACTGCACTGCTGCCGGTAAAGCTGCCAGTGGCGCTTCTTCCAGCTCAAACAGGTGCTGATAAAAAGCAGCAGGACGCTTGACCGTCTGTGCGGCGTTATGAATAATAATATCCAGGTATTGTTCCGATGAATACAACTGCTCTATGAAGGTTTTTACCTGGTGAAGATTACGCAGGTCCAGTGAAACGATTTTCAGCCGGTGGCTCCATTCAGAAAAGTCGGGCTCCTGGTGAAACCTGCTTGCACAATCCCTGGCAAAGCGGGTGGTTACCCATACGCGCGCACCATCGCGTAGTAGCTGAAGCGCCGTCAGGTAGCCGATTTTAATACGGCCTCCGGTAACAACGGCCACGCGGCCGGTTAAATCGCAGCGCTGTGTTCTTTTGGCGTAATTCAATGTAGCGCAGGCAGGACAAAGCATATGATAAAAGAAATGCATTTCCTTATAGTCTGCTTTGCAGGTATAGCACTTATGGAACGTTAGTAATGCTGGTAGTTCAGCTTTGGTATCCATCGTGTCGGTAGCAGGTTGCTGATATTTTCTGACCATTCCCGTTTGCAGGAAATTCACTTTCTTATCGTATTGCTTCAGCTGGTCCTGTTTGAGGGAAATATTCCGTAGCTTCTGCAGCGACAAAGAATCCGGTATCACTATGTTGTTGATGATACTTTCAGCTGTTGCCAGTTTTTTTTCCCGCTGGGCACGTTTGTAGAGCTTCGTTACCAGCCCTTTCAGCACAAGGGTATCCATAGACTGGTCAGGGTCTCTGGATAATGCTTGCAGTACTTTAATACAGGTATCCCACTCCTGTGGTGTAAAATCACGCTCCATCTCGGCAAGGTAGTTTTGAAAACTAAAAATAGGGATATTATATTATAAAATAATGATGAGCGTTTGTTATTTTGGAAGGGTTAGTTAAAAGATTGCCGGTGCCGCAGTTATTCTGCAAAAGTGGCGTTATCTTCTACATCAAATAATTGCCACCTGTTTTGATAAATGTTTTTGTTTTTAAGGAAGGCATAGTCTAAGTAGCATCTCTTTTCACCTTCCTTTGGCGTATTTTTAAATAGTTCTATTGTTTCCTGGTGGTTTAGGACAAAAAATTCAGGCTTAGCATCCGGGGTATCTGCATGAAGATTGACTAAAACCATTATAAGGTTCTTCCCTTTGAATTTTGTTTTGTCCAGGTTCCAGCATATTGATTTTGTTCGTTGAATTCCTTTCACCTGAACAGCAAAAACATTATCATTTTTATGGACCAATAGATCAACTGCTTTTGTATTGCCAAAGGTGATGGTAACATCATATCCAAGCCTGGTTAACTCAGCAGCAACATAAAATTCACTTGCTAAGCCTGTTTGTGTTTTTTCTAAAGCCATTAAAACAAATTTTAAGTAGGCTCAATTTACTTAAATTTCATGTTTTTTTGGAAGCATTAGTTAAAAGATTGCCTGAACTGCATGGGCGAAACTTTCGTTTTGATTTTAAAAAACTTACTGAACGACTGGGAATGTTCGAAGCCGAGCTGAAATGCTATCGCTGATACAGACATATTGGTGGTAGACAATAATTCCCTGGATTTTGCAATGAGTTTATCATGAATATATTGCTGTGCATTTTGCCCTATAAGGGAGCGGAGCATGTCGCTTAAATAGCCGGGGGAGAGGTGTAGCTGTGAAGCAAGGTATTGAACGGTAGGTAGTCCTTCGCTACCTTCATCATCTAAATATTGATCTATGACGGTTTCCAGTTGTTGCAAAAGATCATTGCTGACAATTTTCCTGGTGATGAACTGGCGTTTGTAGAAACGGTCTGCATAGCTAAACAGCAATTCCAATTGTGATAGCATTACATCCTGGCTGAAATCATCTATTCTGCTGTTCAATTCTCTTTCAATCATCTGGAAGATAGAGAGGATAATATTTTTCTCTTCTTCAGACATATGCAGTGCCTCATTGGCGGTATAGGAAAAGTAGCCGTATTGCCTTATCTTCTTTGCCAGCTGATGATGTAGCAGGAAATCGGGATGAATAAGCAGTATCAGCGTGCCGGCATTGGTGCAGGCGGAATCTTCACTTCCGCCGATCACTTGTCCGGGTGATGCGAATAATAAGCCTCCTTCATCGAAGTCGTAATAACTTTGCCCGTATTTTATTTTACCGCTGAACGGTGGTTTGTAAGATATTTTGTAGTAATTGAGAATATGAGGGCCGTTGGGCATTTTGCCGGTAATACCCGGCTGCGAGCCATTGATCAGGCTTATCAGCGGGTGTTTGGGTGCCGGCAGGCCCAGCTGCCGGTGTACGGCGGTTAGTGAATCGAATCTGACCGGTTTGTTTTCCACTTTTTTCATAGCTGTATAAATAGAAAGATAACCGATGCAAAGATCGGCTATCTTTTTTATTTAAGAATATTAGCGGTTATCGCCCTGTGCTGATGCAGAAACAGTGTCCCAGGCTTCCCAGGTAGCTATCCTGGAGGCGTAGGCTTCGCGCAGCTGTGGGAGGTTATGACTGCCAAGATTGAACCGTAGCGGCGGGTTAGGCGTATCTACGATCTGGAAGAGTGCCTGTGGCGTGGCGAGGGGGTTACCTCTTTCCATGGTCTGCAGGTGCTGGAAGAAATTGTTTTTAAAGTCTGTGTAGATGTCCATTCCTTTGGCAAACTTCAGCGACTCCTGGCTGCCGAATTCTGTAGCGTAGGCTCCTGGCTCAATGATGGTTACCTTGATACCAAAGGCCGCCACTTCAGCTGCGAGGGCTTCATGTATGGCTTCAAACGCCCATTTGGAAGAGCTGTAGTAGCCAATAACGGGCAAGGCTATATGCCCAAGGTTGCTGGATACACCCAGTATATGTCCGCCACCTTGCTGCCGCAACAGTGGTAAGGCCGCTTTAATCACTGCTACCGGCCCGAGAATATTTGTTTCATATAGTGCCCGGAGTTCTTCCGCAGTGCCTTCTTCTATTGTGCCCACCAGTGAATAGCCCGCATTGTTGAGGATGATGTCGAGTCTGCCAAAATGAGCATGGGCTTTTGCTACAGCAGCATTCACCTGTGCGGGGTCGGTGACGTCCAGTGCCAGTGTAAGCACATTTTCACCATATTTTTCTTTGAGGTCGGCAATACTTTCGGGCTTTCTTGCAGTGGCTACTACTTTGTCGCCGCGCTCCAGTGCAGCGGTGGCCCAGATCCTGCCAAAACCTCTTGATGTACCCGTGATAAACCAGATCTTATTATTCATAAACCATTGTTTTATTTTCTAAAGCAAAGGTCAGGTAGTATGGGGAGGTATTTGTAGTCTAACCGCGAGGCTTTGTAGCCAGATTGAGGAATCTTATTTTCCCAGGAAGCCTTCCATCATAGGCACCACGTACACTGCTTCATGGGAGCCGCTTTTGAGGGTGGTAACTTCTTCCAGGTATTCGCCATGCACGCCGGGAATGATGGCCAGCGAAGCATGTTGAAGTAGCCGGCTCATGGCGATGGCATGCTCCGGTGTGATCACATCTTTATCGCCGATGATAATCAAAGCAGGGGCGTGAATGGCTTTCAGCTGATCGTCGGGGATGTCTTTGAAGTCAAGCATTCTTTTAACGTCCCTGTCGTGCATTACCTGCAGGTTGTTGGGATAAGGGGCCACCTGCAGATAGGCTTCCTTCAGTTCCGCTGGCATGTTGGATAAGGAGGCCTGCTGCATAAAGCCCCAGAATTGTTCGGGCACGCCGTCGCGCTTGCATAGCGGCGAACCGAGTATCATCCTGTCAACGATTTCCGGATGACGAATAGCAATTTGTACGGTAGTGGTGGCGCCATTGCTGAAGCCCAGGAAGTCGGCTTTGCTGATATGTAATTGCTGTAACAGGGTGGCTACATCATCCGCATCCTGCGTGAAGGTAAGGTCTGCGTTACGGTCGCTGGTACGGCCATGGGCCTGTAGTTCCATGGCTATTACCTGGTGGTGTTGTGCCAGTAAAGGTATCACCCTTCCGAAAGAGGTTTGAATGGTGGAGCCGCCGCCATGGATTAATACCAGTGGTTTGCCTGCACCATATATTTCGTAATACATCTTTATGCCGTTCACTTCCGCATAACCGTGTTTGTATGCGATGGAATCAGGGTTCTCTGCAAATACTGTCACCAGTTGTAATGCAGCTATGAGTGTGGTGATAATTTTTTTCATATAGATGATTTATTCGACTATTGCACGCATATGTTGTAGCATCTGCAGCCAGCTTGGATAGGCGCCTGTTTTTTTCGCGAGCTGCTGCGCAACCGTCTGGCGGAGCACGAGTTTTGTCTGACCATTTTCTTCGCTAAAGGTAACCGTGACCAGTGTTTGCCGTGGCCAGTCTGCGTCCATGCCAATATCTGCGGGGTTGACAGGCTCGCCGTTTTCATCGGCGTTGAGGAGTGTAAATACTATTTTTTTATTGGGTTGTATGTCGAGGTATTCACCGATGGCCCAACATGCGCCATGTACAGGATGGGTGATACAGCTGTGGAAACTGCCGCCTTTCCTGATGTCCAGCTTTTTGAACGTGATAGTGCAGCCTTCAGGTGCATACCACTGCATGAGTTTTTCAGGATCTGTCCATGCGCTGAAAACCCTTTCTATACTGGCGTTGAAGGTTTCTTCGATCAGTACTTCTTCCACTGAGGTAGTCTTTTCCATGTGTTATTTTTTTGCTTTTCTGATAGGTTTCGTTTTTTGAGGAGCAGGGGCTTGCTGCTCTTCCTGCTCCAGGAAGTTTTTCAGCGATTTCATTCTGCCTGTCCATAGTTGATGGTATTGTGCCGTCCATTCGTATACTTCGTTGAGCTTGTCCAGCCGTACCTCGCACAGGCGTTCTCTTCCCTGATGTTGTATGTTGAGCAGTCCGCATTCCGACAATATTTTCAGGTGCAGCGAGATAGCCTGCCGGGTTACATGAAACTGTTCGGCGATGGTATTTACATTTACCGGCTGCTGTGCGATCATATCTATTATAGCCCTTCTGGTGGGGTCTGCTATGGCCTGAAACACATCCCTTCTTGCTTCCATAATATGCAATCATTTGCTTGCAAATATATGTGCAAGTATTTGCTTGCGCAAA
Protein-coding sequences here:
- a CDS encoding SDR family NAD(P)-dependent oxidoreductase; translation: MERDFTPQEWDTCIKVLQALSRDPDQSMDTLVLKGLVTKLYKRAQREKKLATAESIINNIVIPDSLSLQKLRNISLKQDQLKQYDKKVNFLQTGMVRKYQQPATDTMDTKAELPALLTFHKCYTCKADYKEMHFFYHMLCPACATLNYAKRTQRCDLTGRVAVVTGGRIKIGYLTALQLLRDGARVWVTTRFARDCASRFHQEPDFSEWSHRLKIVSLDLRNLHQVKTFIEQLYSSEQYLDIIIHNAAQTVKRPAAFYQHLFELEEAPLAALPAAVQSCVMSAGPFHFPADSGEMQLLPAEINKYFPEGRYDKDRQQIDLRTSNSWTLRLDEITPVEMLETQLVNVTAPFMMNSRLKTLMQQSPFERKFIINVSAMEGQFNRGNKTCYHAHTNMAKAALNMMTRTAAQDYAQDGIYMNSVDTGWITQENPHPIKEWLYEEQGFVPPLDETDGMARIYDPVVSGLTKPEIPLFGHFLKDYFPYAW
- a CDS encoding group I intron-associated PD-(D/E)XK endonuclease — protein: MALEKTQTGLASEFYVAAELTRLGYDVTITFGNTKAVDLLVHKNDNVFAVQVKGIQRTKSICWNLDKTKFKGKNLIMVLVNLHADTPDAKPEFFVLNHQETIELFKNTPKEGEKRCYLDYAFLKNKNIYQNRWQLFDVEDNATFAE
- a CDS encoding AraC family transcriptional regulator — translated: MKKVENKPVRFDSLTAVHRQLGLPAPKHPLISLINGSQPGITGKMPNGPHILNYYKISYKPPFSGKIKYGQSYYDFDEGGLLFASPGQVIGGSEDSACTNAGTLILLIHPDFLLHHQLAKKIRQYGYFSYTANEALHMSEEEKNIILSIFQMIERELNSRIDDFSQDVMLSQLELLFSYADRFYKRQFITRKIVSNDLLQQLETVIDQYLDDEGSEGLPTVQYLASQLHLSPGYLSDMLRSLIGQNAQQYIHDKLIAKSRELLSTTNMSVSAIAFQLGFEHSQSFSKFFKIKTKVSPMQFRQSFN
- a CDS encoding SDR family NAD(P)-dependent oxidoreductase, which translates into the protein MNNKIWFITGTSRGFGRIWATAALERGDKVVATARKPESIADLKEKYGENVLTLALDVTDPAQVNAAVAKAHAHFGRLDIILNNAGYSLVGTIEEGTAEELRALYETNILGPVAVIKAALPLLRQQGGGHILGVSSNLGHIALPVIGYYSSSKWAFEAIHEALAAEVAAFGIKVTIIEPGAYATEFGSQESLKFAKGMDIYTDFKNNFFQHLQTMERGNPLATPQALFQIVDTPNPPLRFNLGSHNLPQLREAYASRIATWEAWDTVSASAQGDNR
- a CDS encoding alpha/beta fold hydrolase; this encodes MKKIITTLIAALQLVTVFAENPDSIAYKHGYAEVNGIKMYYEIYGAGKPLVLIHGGGSTIQTSFGRVIPLLAQHHQVIAMELQAHGRTSDRNADLTFTQDADDVATLLQQLHISKADFLGFSNGATTTVQIAIRHPEIVDRMILGSPLCKRDGVPEQFWGFMQQASLSNMPAELKEAYLQVAPYPNNLQVMHDRDVKRMLDFKDIPDDQLKAIHAPALIIIGDKDVITPEHAIAMSRLLQHASLAIIPGVHGEYLEEVTTLKSGSHEAVYVVPMMEGFLGK
- a CDS encoding SRPBCC domain-containing protein, coding for MEKTTSVEEVLIEETFNASIERVFSAWTDPEKLMQWYAPEGCTITFKKLDIRKGGSFHSCITHPVHGACWAIGEYLDIQPNKKIVFTLLNADENGEPVNPADIGMDADWPRQTLVTVTFSEENGQTKLVLRQTVAQQLAKKTGAYPSWLQMLQHMRAIVE
- a CDS encoding helix-turn-helix transcriptional regulator; this translates as MEARRDVFQAIADPTRRAIIDMIAQQPVNVNTIAEQFHVTRQAISLHLKILSECGLLNIQHQGRERLCEVRLDKLNEVYEWTAQYHQLWTGRMKSLKNFLEQEEQQAPAPQKTKPIRKAKK